Proteins encoded within one genomic window of Syntrophobacterales bacterium:
- a CDS encoding ferredoxin — protein MKATVTKKCMGDRNCNKLCPEVFEYNEDELKSTIKLDPIPDKYKDVVRQAAKECGADAIEIAD, from the coding sequence ATGAAAGCAACCGTTACCAAAAAATGCATGGGAGACAGAAACTGCAATAAATTATGCCCGGAGGTTTTCGAATACAATGAGGACGAACTGAAATCGACCATAAAATTGGACCCGATCCCGGATAAATATAAGGATGTGGTGCGACAGGCCGCAAAAGAGTGCGGCGCCGACGCGATTGAAATCGCAGATTAA
- a CDS encoding putative addiction module antidote protein: MTKTKTRPWDAAEHLETAEDMAAYLEAALEQGDPALVAAAMGDIARAKGITQIARETGLGRESLYKALSPEGNPEFATVLKVVRALGLRLHATAVQS; encoded by the coding sequence ATGACAAAGACTAAAACCCGCCCTTGGGATGCTGCAGAACATTTGGAAACCGCAGAGGATATGGCCGCTTATCTGGAAGCCGCACTCGAACAAGGCGATCCCGCGCTGGTGGCGGCAGCTATGGGAGATATCGCACGGGCAAAGGGAATAACGCAAATCGCTCGCGAAACAGGTCTCGGACGCGAGAGCCTTTACAAGGCGTTATCACCCGAAGGCAATCCGGAGTTCGCTACAGTACTTAAAGTCGTGCGGGCGCTTGGATTACGGCTTCACGCAACCGCGGTCCAGTCATAG
- a CDS encoding rubrerythrin family protein → MAKFRESKTAKNLLLAFAGESQARNRYTYFARAARLDGYIQIADIFEETANQECEHAFRFFKFFNGGEMEISGSFPTGVVKTTYENLLAAAEGEHFEHAELYPGFAQIARAEGFDRAAETWEAICVSEKQHEKRYRELAANIKADRVFKRDRPVVWRCRNCGYLHTGEEAPLQCPACAHLQEQFELLGENW, encoded by the coding sequence ATGGCAAAATTCAGGGAAAGTAAAACAGCAAAGAATCTGCTTCTTGCCTTTGCCGGCGAGTCGCAGGCCAGAAACCGCTATACCTACTTCGCCCGGGCGGCGCGGCTGGATGGCTATATACAGATAGCTGATATCTTTGAAGAAACAGCTAATCAGGAATGCGAACACGCCTTTAGGTTCTTCAAATTCTTCAATGGGGGGGAGATGGAGATTAGCGGCAGTTTTCCCACTGGCGTCGTTAAAACAACCTATGAAAACCTGCTTGCCGCGGCCGAGGGGGAACATTTTGAGCATGCCGAATTGTATCCAGGTTTTGCCCAAATCGCCCGCGCCGAAGGGTTTGACCGCGCCGCCGAGACCTGGGAGGCGATCTGCGTCTCGGAGAAGCAGCACGAAAAGAGATATCGAGAGCTGGCCGCCAACATCAAGGCGGACAGGGTTTTCAAACGCGACCGGCCCGTAGTCTGGCGCTGCCGGAACTGCGGCTACCTGCACACCGGAGAGGAAGCGCCCCTTCAATGCCCCGCCTGCGCCCACCTCCAGGAGCAATTCGAACTGCTGGGCGAAAACTGGTAG
- a CDS encoding type II toxin-antitoxin system RelE/ParE family toxin, producing MIEIRQTEAYFQWFDSLRDRQARARINARIRRLSLGNFGDVKPIGGGVSELRIDFGPGYRVYFVQRGQTLVVLLVGGDKRTQDRDIKKALKLAQEL from the coding sequence ATGATCGAAATCCGACAAACCGAGGCATATTTTCAGTGGTTCGACAGCTTGCGCGATCGACAGGCACGGGCGCGCATCAATGCCCGTATCCGCCGTCTGTCGCTCGGCAACTTTGGCGACGTGAAGCCGATTGGCGGGGGCGTCTCGGAACTGCGAATAGATTTTGGTCCCGGCTACCGAGTGTATTTCGTACAGCGCGGCCAGACGTTGGTGGTTTTGCTTGTCGGCGGCGATAAACGCACTCAAGACCGGGACATCAAGAAAGCGCTGAAACTGGCGCAAGAATTATAG